Part of the Bacillota bacterium genome is shown below.
CGGTGGTGGGCTCGTCGCCCAGCTGGCCGGCGGACGCCGTCGCGGCCGCGGCGGCGTCCAGCGTGCTGTCCTTCCGGAGCTTGCGGTTGATCCTCGTCTTGAACTTGTGGATCTGGCGCTCCAGCTTGTCCACCACGAGATCGATGGAAGCGTACATGTCGGCGCTGGCTTCCTCGCCGCGCAGGATCATGCCGCCCAGCGGGATCGTCACCTCGACGATGTGCCGCTTGCGGATGACGCTCATGCGGACCTGGGCGTCGATGGGCCGGTCGAAGTACTTGTCGAGCTTGCTCAGGCGCTTTGCGGCGTACTGCCGCAGAGGCCGCGTCACCTCGACGTTCCGCCCCGTGAACGCGATCTCCAAAGCCTGCACCTCCAGCGTCCGCCCGTTGGCGCGACGGCGGGCCGCTTCGGCGGACGTTGCCGCGGCTCGCCCGGGGCCGCACTCCCGCTTGGGCGGGTCCCCAGGACCCTATTCCCGAGCGGCGCGAGCTTCTCCTCCGTCGGCCGGACGGCCCTGTGGAGATGTGGACAGCGGGATCCGCAGTCCTGTGGACAGAGTGCATATCTCTGTGAATAACGGACCAAGGAAGCCCATCCGCTGTGGACTTCCTTGTGGACAGCTGTGGACACCCTTGTGGACAGGCAGCCGCGGCGAGGTACCGCGACGAAATCAGCCCACGCCTTTACCCGGCCGAGCGCACTTCCGCCGCGGCGGCGCCCGGCCTCGCCCCGGAGGGCGCCACAGGCACCGCGACCGGCGCCGTTGCGGGCGCCGCTCCCTTCCCGTCCAGCCGCTCCCAGGCCTCGCGGAGCGGCGAGATCACGTCGGCGAGGCCCTCCAGGGCGTCGGAGGCCGGCCGGAGCTCCGCCCGGACCAGGCGCTCGTAGAGGAACGAGTAGATGGCCTCCAGCCGGGCGGCGATCTCGCCCCCTTGGCGGAAGTCGAGGCTCTGGCGGAGGAGCTGGAGGGCTTCCTTCGCCTTCTCGGTGTGGCGGCGCAGCTCGTCGGTCGCCTGGCGGTCGCGGGCCAGGCGGGCGGCCGTCACCTCCCGCTCCAAGACGCGCAGGGTGATGGCCACCAGCCCGGCGGGCGAGGCGGTCAGCACCTCGGCCTGCTCATAGGCACGGCGGCGGTCGGCGCCATAGCTCCCATGGGAGGCAGGGTAGCCGCCCGGCATAGGGTCACGCTCCTTCCTGGTTCGGGCCGCGCGGAAGGCGGGGCCCGCGGCACGGGGGGTCAGGCGCAGGGGCACCGGGGGTGGCGGGACAGGCCTCACCAGAACTCGTCCAGGAGCAGGCCGACCACCTGATCCATCAGGCGAGCCGCCTCCACCACCTTCTCGGGAGGAAGCTCCCGCACCACTTCGCCCCGCCCGTTCCGGACCTGCACCTTTCCGCTGGCGGGATCCACGTGGATCGAGAGCTGGGCGGTGGTCTCCAGCTTCTGCTGGATGCGCTGGACCGCCTCGTCCACCAGCGACTGGGCGGTGGCCAGGTCGTGCTGGCCGCGCCCCCGCCCTTCCTGGCCGCTGCCGCGGGAGCCGCTGGAGGCCTCCACCGCCTCGTCGGGACGTACCGCGCCGGCCGGGGCCTGGACCGGGACGGCGGTGGCAGGCAGGCTTCCCTGCGCGGGTCGCAGCCGGACTTCCTCGGGCACCGCGGATCCCCCCTCGCTCCCTTCTCACTGGGGGATATCGGCCTCGGAACCGCCGCCTTGAGCGCCCAGCCGGAGGGAGAGCTCGCCGGCCAGGAGGCGCTCGACCCGCCCGCCGGGCAGACGGAGGAGGAGCGCGGCCTCGTCGTCGACGCCCAGGAAGGTGCCGCCCACGACCCGCTCCTCCGCCCCCTCCGCCCGGAGGGGGGCCCCCCGCAGCTCCACCGCCTGGCCGAGCCAGACCGCCCGGGCGAGCCACGCCTCGCGCAGCACGGCGAAGCCCCCCTGTTGCCAGAGCTCCCAGGTCCTTTCCAGGGCCGCCAGGAGACGCCGGCGCAACTCGCCCAGGTCCACCGGGCCTCCGGCCAGCCGGCGAAGCGTGGTCGCCTGGCTCTGCAGCTCCGCGGGGAGCCGTTCCCGCTCGAAGTCGGCGTTGATGCCGATGCCGGCGATGACGGCCGCGGCCGAGCGACCGTTGGCCCCGCCGGGGAACGCCTCGCAGAGGACACCGGCCAGCTTCCGCCAGGCGCCCTCCTCCTCGGCCACCAGATCGTTGGGCCACTTGAGCCCGAGCCTGTGTCCCCCGGACCAGGGCTCCACCGCCTCGAGCACCGCCAGCCCGAGCGCCGGCGCGAGCGAGCTGAGGCGCTCCGGAGGAAGCGTCCCTGGCGGTCTCAGCAGCAGCGACAGCCAGAGGCCGCCCCGCGGCGAGCTCCAGAGGCGTCCCAGACGTCCTCGGCCTTCCTCCTGTTCGGCCGCCACCACCACCGTCCCCTCGGGGGCCCCGCGCGCCGCCATGGCCCGCAGGAGATCGCTGG
Proteins encoded:
- a CDS encoding flagellar protein FliS, which encodes MPGGYPASHGSYGADRRRAYEQAEVLTASPAGLVAITLRVLEREVTAARLARDRQATDELRRHTEKAKEALQLLRQSLDFRQGGEIAARLEAIYSFLYERLVRAELRPASDALEGLADVISPLREAWERLDGKGAAPATAPVAVPVAPSGARPGAAAAEVRSAG
- a CDS encoding flagellar protein FlaG produces the protein MPEEVRLRPAQGSLPATAVPVQAPAGAVRPDEAVEASSGSRGSGQEGRGRGQHDLATAQSLVDEAVQRIQQKLETTAQLSIHVDPASGKVQVRNGRGEVVRELPPEKVVEAARLMDQVVGLLLDEFW
- a CDS encoding biotin--[acetyl-CoA-carboxylase] ligase, with translation MRALRFRLFEMERLGSTSDLLRAMAARGAPEGTVVVAAEQEEGRGRLGRLWSSPRGGLWLSLLLRPPGTLPPERLSSLAPALGLAVLEAVEPWSGGHRLGLKWPNDLVAEEEGAWRKLAGVLCEAFPGGANGRSAAAVIAGIGINADFERERLPAELQSQATTLRRLAGGPVDLGELRRRLLAALERTWELWQQGGFAVLREAWLARAVWLGQAVELRGAPLRAEGAEERVVGGTFLGVDDEAALLLRLPGGRVERLLAGELSLRLGAQGGGSEADIPQ
- the raiA gene encoding ribosome-associated translation inhibitor RaiA yields the protein MEIAFTGRNVEVTRPLRQYAAKRLSKLDKYFDRPIDAQVRMSVIRKRHIVEVTIPLGGMILRGEEASADMYASIDLVVDKLERQIHKFKTRINRKLRKDSTLDAAAAATASAGQLGDEPTT